A stretch of DNA from Allomeiothermus silvanus DSM 9946:
AACATCGCGTACACCACCCCGATGAGGATGCGATAGATGGCAAAGGGCACGAAGGTGTTGCGGCTGACGAACTCCAAGAGCCAGCGCACCGTGAGTAGCGCGGTGATGAACGCGGCAACGAACCCTATCGCCATCAGCCCATACCCTTCATGGGGGAAGGTATTGGCGCTTTTATAGAGGTCATAGCCCGAAGCAGCCAGCATGGTCGGCACTGCCAGGATAAAGGAGAACTCCGCCGCAGCCCGCCGCGAGAGCCCTGAGAGCATCCCCCCCACGATGGTGGCGGCGCTGCGCGAGGTACCGGGAAAGATGGCCGCCAGGCCCTGGAAGGTTCCGATCAAAAGGGCTCGCCCCAGGGGCATCTGGTCTACATTGTCGTAGCGCTGGTGGCCTTGCAGCCAGCGGTCCACAAGAAGCAGCACTACCCCCACCCCCACCAGAGCCACTACCACGATGAGGTCGTTGCCCAGGATGTGGTCTTTGATCACCCGGTAGAGCCCGAAGCCGATGATTCCGGTGGGGATAAAGGCCACAACGATGCGCTTCCATACCTCGAAATCCCGCAGGAAACGCTTTAGGTACAGGCTCAGCACCGCCAGGATGGCCCCCAGTTGGATCACGATGAGGAAGCTCTTGGCAAAATTGTCGCTCTCCACGGGGATCTTGAGCAGGTGGGCGGCCAGGGTGAGGTGACCGGTAGAGGAGACCGGCAGAAACTCGGTAAGACCTTCGATAACTCCTAAAACGAGCGCTTCAAAAGCCGTCATACAGCCCTAATCCTTCATGCCCTTGATGAGCGGAGCCTGAAGCCCATCCGTACCGCCCGGCCCGTAGTACGATGCTCGCGTGAAGGTTTCGGTGCTGTTGCCCGCGGCGGGATCGGGGGAGCGGCTGGGCCGGGGGCCCAAGGCCTGGCTCGAGGTCGGTGGGCGAACCCTCTTGGACTGGGCCCTCGCCGCGTTCGCCTGGGCCGATGAACGGTTGGTAGCGCTGCCTGCGGGGTATAGCCTGGATCACCCCGGGGTACGTTTTTTGCCGGGGGGCCGAACCCGTCAGGAGAGCGTATACACCCTTTTGCTCGAGGCCCGCGGAGAAGTGGTGCTGGTGCACGACGTGGCCCGACCTTTCCTAGCCCCAGCCGTCGCCCAGCGGGTGCTCCAAGCGGCCCATCGGCACGGCGCTGCCGCCCCCGTGGTCTTGGTGCCCGACACCCTCATCCAAGATGTAGATGGGTTCTACGGCCCCCCTGCGCCGCGCGAGGCCTACCGCTTGGTGCAGACCCCGCAGGGTTTTGGGCGGGAGCTTTTGCTCGAGGCCCACCGCAAAGCACGCCAAGAAGGGCTCGAGGCTACCGACGACGCGCAATTGGTGTTGGCCCTGGGGCACCCGGTGGCCCTGGTGGAAGGCGACCGCCGGGCTTTCAAGATCACCTACCCCGAGGATCTTCTACTGGCGGAGGGGTTGGCCCGGGTTTGGCAAGAGCCATGATCGAACGGTTTTCCCCGGCTAAGGTCAACCTGGGCCTGTCGGTACTGGGCAGGCGGGCGGATGGCTACCACCAGCTGCACACCCTCTTTGCCGCGCTAGATGTGGGCGACCGGATTACCCTCGAGCCCATCCCGCAGGGCATAGAACTCCGGGTCTTGGGGGCCGACTTGCCCAGCGGCCCGGCGAACCTGGCCTACCAGGCGGCTAGAGATTACCTAGAGGCCGCCGGAAACCCGGGTGGGGTGCGGATTGTTCTCGAGAAGCACCTGCCCATTGCCGCCGGGCTGGGCGGGGGCTCGGGGAATGCGGCCACAGTCCTGCTTGGCCTGAGGCAGTTCTACCCTGCGCCGGTGGATCTGCTCCCCCTAGCCCGAAACCTAGGAGCAGACGTAGCGTTCTTCCTGCGGGGGGGGCTGGCCGAAGCACGGGGGATCGGGGAGCTGCTCTCCCCCCTCGAGCCCCTCCAGGTCCCTCTGGTCCTGGTCAACCCCGGCCTAGCGGTCTCCGCCGCTGAGGCCTACCAAGCCATGAAGCCCGACGACTATAGTCCCGAGCTACCCGTTGCATCCATCTTGGCGGCCCTCAAGAGGGGAGAGGAGCCAGGGTGGTGGAATAGCCTCGAGGCCCCCGTCTTCCGCCTCCGCCCCGAGCTGGCCGAACTCAAAGCGACTCTGCGGGCTTTCGGACTGCGGGGCGTGCTGATGTCCGGTTCCGGCTCGACCTTCTTCGCCCTGGCCTCAGACCTAGCCCAAGCACAGCATCTCGCCGCTCGGTTGCGAGAACGCTTCCCCCGCTTTTGGATTCGCCCGGCCCAAACCGCCTAAGATCAGGCTATCCTCAGCCGAAGGGTGTAAGATCATACTTGTCACCGGGGGAGCCCGGCCCTATGCGGCCTGGGCTGAGAGGGCGAAAGCCCGACTCTTGGAACCTGATCCGGGTCATACCGGCGTAGGGAGAGTGACCAGAGAAAGGCCCCTTCTCGGTGACACGAAGGGGGTTTTATGTTTTGGAACACACAGCGCAACACGTTGGCCGGATGGACTCTCGGCATCGTTGGGTTACTGGGCCTGCTCATGGCCCCGGCCTTGGCCCAGCCCACTACGCTCACCGTCTTGACCCACGAGAGTTTCAGCCTCGATAAAGGGCTTATCGCCCGGTTCGAGAAAGAATCGGGGATCCGGCTTCGCTTCCTTAAGGCCGGGGACGCGGGCGAGACCCTGAACCGGGCCATCCTGACCAAGGCCGCGCCGGTGGCGGACGTACTGTACGGCTTCGACAATTCGCTGCTCTCCAAGGCGCTAGCGGCGGGCATCCTCGAGCCCTACCCCTCCCCCCAGCGCAGCACCCTGCGGCCTGAGCTCCTCCTCGACCCGACCTACCGGGCCCTCCCCGTGGACTTTGGCTACGTGGCCCTCAACTACGACAAAGCCTACTTCAAGGACAAGCCGTTGCCCCAAACCCTCGCCGACCTGGCCCGCCCCGAGTTCGCCAAGCTCCTGGTAGTGGAAAACCCGGCCACCTCGAGCCCCGGCCTGGCCTTCCTGCTTGCGACGGTGGCGACTTTGGGCCAGGACGGCTACCTGGATTTTTGGGAGGGGTTGCGCAAGGGCGGGGTGCGGGTCGAGAAGGGCTGGAGCGAGGCCTACAACGTGGCCTTCAGCAAGAACGGGGGGGACCGCCCGCTGGTGGTCTCGTACGCCACCAGCCCCGCCGCTGAACTGTTCTACTCCGAGAAGAAGCTCGCCGAGCCCCCTACCGGCAACCTGCTGTTGCCGGGGAGCAGCTTCTTGCAGATCGAGTTCGTGGGCATCCTCAAGGGGAGCAAACACCCCGCTGCCGCCCGCAAGTTCGTGGACTGGCTTCTCTCCAAGCCGGTGCAGGAGAATATCCCCACCCAGATGTGGGTCTACCCGGCCCGCAAGGACGCGGCTTTGCCGGAGGTCTTCAAGTGGGCGGAAGTTCCCAAGGAACCCGCCAAGCTCCCTCCCCAGCAGATCGCCCAGGGGGCTGAGCGCTGGGTACGCGAGTGGACCGAGGTGGTGCTGCAGGGCCAGAGTGCCCTTACGGTGCGCAACGCCCGGCGCTGAGGCAGTTGCTTGGGCCTGCTCGAGACTACCTGGATGCCCCGACGCTTTCGGTCTTTTGCCTGGCTGGCCTGGCCGGTGTGGGCTTTCCTGGCCCTGGCCCTTTTCTACCCGCTGTGGCAGATTCTCGCCTTGGGGGTGGGGGAGGGGTTAGGCCCCACCCTGGCCAACCCCTACTACTGGGGCCGCCTGGCTTGGAGCCTGGCCTACGGGCTGGGCTCGAGTTTGCTGGTGATCGCCCTGGCGCTTCCGCTGGCCTACGCCTTCCGTTACCGTTTCCCCGGGCGTGACCTCTGGCTCTCCCTGGCGACGGTTCCTTTTGTGCTTCCCACCATAGTGGTGGCGCTGGGCTTCCTGGCCTTGGTAGGACCGCATGGGGTGCTGGGGATCAACCTCTACGGCACGCCCTGGATTCTCTTCTGGGCCAGCGCTTTTTACAACCTTGGGCTGGTGTTGCGGATGCTGGTGGCGGTTTTGCCAGCCCTCGAGCCCCCCTTGGCCGCCGCCCGCACCCTGGGAGCCCCTCCGCTGCGGGCCTACTGGCGGGTAGGGGCTCCCCTACTGGCCCCGGCCCTCCTCGCCGGGGGCGGCCTGACGTTTTTGTACAGCTTCAGCAGTTTTGGCCTACCCCTGCTGCTGGGTGGGTCGCGGTACGCCACAATCGAGGTCGAGGTCTACGGGCTGTTGGCCTACCGCCTGGCCTTTCCCGAGGCCACCGCCTTGATCCTGCTGCAACTGGCGGTGTTAGCCCTGGTGAGCTTTCTTTACCTGAACGCCCAGACCCGGCTCTCGCTCTCCTTGGCCCCTTCCGCTTTGCCCAAAGCCCTACCCAGTGCCGCGGCCTGGCGTCTGGCGGCGGGGGTATGGCTGTTTTTCCTGGCCCTGTACGCCCCGCTTTTGGCCCTGCTGGCTCGAGCCTTGGCTGCCCCGGAGGCGTTGGCCTCGGCCTGGACGGGCGGGGACTTCACCCCCGGCGCGCTGGCCCTGGCCAACACCCTGCGCTTCGCCGGGCTCAGCTTGCTGGTGGCTTTGCCGGTGGGCTTTGCCTATGCCTACGCGGTCTGGCGGGGGGATAAGGGCCTCGATCTGGCGGGCCTCTTCCCGCTCATGGTGAGCCCGGTGGCGGTGGGGCTAGGGTATCTGCTGGCTTACCCTAGCCTGAGCGGTTCGCTCTTGATCCTGATCGGGGCTTATGCGCTGCTGAGCTACCCGCTGTTGGCCCGGGCCCTACTACCGGCTTTGCGGGCCCTGCCCAAGGGGGTGCTCGAGGCCGCCCGGGTGCTGGGAGCCAGCCCCTGGCGCAGGCTTTGGCGGGTGGAGTGGCCCTTGCTGCGGCCTGCGCTCCTCTCGGGTACAGCCTTGGCCTTGGCGGCGGTGGTGGGGGAGTTCGGGGCCACGCTGGTGCTGCGGCGGCCTGAATGGACCACGCTCTCGCTGGCCATCTACGAGCGCTTGGGAAAGCCGGGGGCGGAGCCCTTCCGGGAGGCGCTGGCGCTGGCGGGATTGCTGGCGGTGCTGGCGGGGGGAGTGTTTTTGCTGTTGGACCGGGGGCGGAGGGCGGTCGGTTAGAGAAAAGAGGGGGCGTGGGGGGGTACATGGACTCCCCCACGCCCGCCAGAGGCGGAGATAACAGCGACCAGGAGAGAGCGTTCTTGAAACTTGGAGTAGGGGGTTCCATCGGGGTAAAACTCCAACCAAACACCCGTGGCATCCGCCCCGCCTTGGCGGGGCGGGAAGCATTGCCATATGCATGCCGATACGGAGTCAAGGGGCTCGGACGGAGCCTACCCGGCTGTCGCCGCGAAACTACGCCACCCGGCTATCGCCGCGAAACTGCACCTCGGGGATGGGTGCTGCACTGGCAGCCCCATGAGAACCGAGATGCTTC
This window harbors:
- a CDS encoding undecaprenyl-diphosphate phosphatase, producing the protein MTAFEALVLGVIEGLTEFLPVSSTGHLTLAAHLLKIPVESDNFAKSFLIVIQLGAILAVLSLYLKRFLRDFEVWKRIVVAFIPTGIIGFGLYRVIKDHILGNDLIVVVALVGVGVVLLLVDRWLQGHQRYDNVDQMPLGRALLIGTFQGLAAIFPGTSRSAATIVGGMLSGLSRRAAAEFSFILAVPTMLAASGYDLYKSANTFPHEGYGLMAIGFVAAFITALLTVRWLLEFVSRNTFVPFAIYRILIGVVYAMFFLR
- a CDS encoding ABC transporter permease, whose amino-acid sequence is MPRRFRSFAWLAWPVWAFLALALFYPLWQILALGVGEGLGPTLANPYYWGRLAWSLAYGLGSSLLVIALALPLAYAFRYRFPGRDLWLSLATVPFVLPTIVVALGFLALVGPHGVLGINLYGTPWILFWASAFYNLGLVLRMLVAVLPALEPPLAAARTLGAPPLRAYWRVGAPLLAPALLAGGGLTFLYSFSSFGLPLLLGGSRYATIEVEVYGLLAYRLAFPEATALILLQLAVLALVSFLYLNAQTRLSLSLAPSALPKALPSAAAWRLAAGVWLFFLALYAPLLALLARALAAPEALASAWTGGDFTPGALALANTLRFAGLSLLVALPVGFAYAYAVWRGDKGLDLAGLFPLMVSPVAVGLGYLLAYPSLSGSLLILIGAYALLSYPLLARALLPALRALPKGVLEAARVLGASPWRRLWRVEWPLLRPALLSGTALALAAVVGEFGATLVLRRPEWTTLSLAIYERLGKPGAEPFREALALAGLLAVLAGGVFLLLDRGRRAVG
- a CDS encoding thiamine ABC transporter substrate-binding protein; this translates as MFWNTQRNTLAGWTLGIVGLLGLLMAPALAQPTTLTVLTHESFSLDKGLIARFEKESGIRLRFLKAGDAGETLNRAILTKAAPVADVLYGFDNSLLSKALAAGILEPYPSPQRSTLRPELLLDPTYRALPVDFGYVALNYDKAYFKDKPLPQTLADLARPEFAKLLVVENPATSSPGLAFLLATVATLGQDGYLDFWEGLRKGGVRVEKGWSEAYNVAFSKNGGDRPLVVSYATSPAAELFYSEKKLAEPPTGNLLLPGSSFLQIEFVGILKGSKHPAAARKFVDWLLSKPVQENIPTQMWVYPARKDAALPEVFKWAEVPKEPAKLPPQQIAQGAERWVREWTEVVLQGQSALTVRNARR
- the ispE gene encoding 4-(cytidine 5'-diphospho)-2-C-methyl-D-erythritol kinase → MERFSPAKVNLGLSVLGRRADGYHQLHTLFAALDVGDRITLEPIPQGIELRVLGADLPSGPANLAYQAARDYLEAAGNPGGVRIVLEKHLPIAAGLGGGSGNAATVLLGLRQFYPAPVDLLPLARNLGADVAFFLRGGLAEARGIGELLSPLEPLQVPLVLVNPGLAVSAAEAYQAMKPDDYSPELPVASILAALKRGEEPGWWNSLEAPVFRLRPELAELKATLRAFGLRGVLMSGSGSTFFALASDLAQAQHLAARLRERFPRFWIRPAQTA
- the ispD gene encoding 2-C-methyl-D-erythritol 4-phosphate cytidylyltransferase; the encoded protein is MKVSVLLPAAGSGERLGRGPKAWLEVGGRTLLDWALAAFAWADERLVALPAGYSLDHPGVRFLPGGRTRQESVYTLLLEARGEVVLVHDVARPFLAPAVAQRVLQAAHRHGAAAPVVLVPDTLIQDVDGFYGPPAPREAYRLVQTPQGFGRELLLEAHRKARQEGLEATDDAQLVLALGHPVALVEGDRRAFKITYPEDLLLAEGLARVWQEP